A portion of the Pseudoalteromonas luteoviolacea genome contains these proteins:
- the fadE gene encoding acyl-CoA dehydrogenase FadE: MTLLFTIALIALLSAACYHRASWNTCLGIAATTLVVGTFADAFGALSWLIFLAVAIPFSVTNIRQQYIVAPLFKAFKKVTPTMSETEKSAIDAGTTWWEADLFCGNPNWNKLHQFAKPRLTAEEQAFLNGPVEEVCAMLDDWEATHELTDLPQDVWQFLKDKKFFAMIIKKQYGGLEFSAYAQSCVLQKLTSKSSLLSSIVGVPNSLGPGELLQHYGTQEQKDHYLPRLAIGDEIPCFALTSPEAGSDASSIPDFGVVCKGEWEGQETLGIRLTWNKRYITLAPVSTVLGLAFKMQDPDGLLGDKEDIGITCALIPTSMPGVEIGRRHFPLNVPFQNGPTRGKDVFVPLDFIIGGPKMAGQGWRMLVECLSVGRVITLPSNSAGGIKTLALASGAYSRIRRQFKLPIGKMEGIEEALSKLGGYAYSSDAALSMSTGAVDSGEKPSVISAILKYHLTEQMRAATIHAMDIHGGKGICLGPNNYLGRGYQGAPIAITVEGANILTRNMIIYGQGAIRCHPFVLAELNACNIKDKQEALDSFDSALMGHIGFTISNLVRTKWLAITGGRFTKVPFNDETADYYRNAARYSASLALMSDICMAVFGGSLKRKERISARLGDLLSYLYLVSATLKRYNDEGRRKEDLPLVKWACQEHLYLCQRALADLINNMPSMALRGALKLILFPFGRPVRKPTDEMEHDIAKLLQTPNETRDRLANYIYTTDEPLNLIGKQEQTLKDILAIEPIFDKVCRAKGQKLPFMQLDKVASMGLESGILTQQEADSLAAVEAKRLAVINVDDFDPADLLAGKARVVDSNVDAA; the protein is encoded by the coding sequence ATGACACTTTTATTTACTATCGCTTTGATAGCACTGCTCAGTGCAGCCTGCTATCATCGCGCCAGTTGGAATACCTGCTTGGGTATTGCAGCCACAACTTTGGTAGTGGGCACTTTTGCCGACGCCTTTGGCGCATTGTCTTGGTTAATTTTCTTAGCCGTTGCAATCCCATTTTCTGTTACTAATATCCGTCAACAATATATAGTTGCTCCCCTTTTCAAAGCGTTTAAAAAAGTCACCCCGACTATGTCAGAAACTGAAAAATCAGCAATTGACGCAGGTACAACTTGGTGGGAAGCAGATCTATTCTGTGGCAATCCAAACTGGAATAAGCTACATCAGTTCGCCAAACCTAGACTTACTGCTGAAGAGCAAGCTTTTTTGAACGGCCCTGTTGAAGAAGTATGTGCGATGCTCGACGACTGGGAAGCGACACACGAACTAACCGATTTACCACAAGATGTCTGGCAATTTCTTAAAGATAAAAAATTCTTCGCCATGATCATCAAAAAGCAATATGGTGGTTTAGAATTTTCTGCCTATGCACAATCTTGTGTGCTGCAAAAATTAACCAGTAAATCATCATTACTTTCCTCTATCGTCGGCGTCCCAAATTCTCTAGGCCCGGGTGAACTACTTCAACACTATGGTACACAAGAACAAAAAGACCATTATTTACCTCGCCTTGCAATCGGAGATGAAATTCCTTGTTTCGCACTAACTTCACCTGAAGCGGGATCAGATGCCTCCTCTATCCCAGATTTTGGTGTCGTATGTAAAGGCGAATGGGAAGGTCAAGAAACCCTTGGGATCCGTTTAACTTGGAATAAACGTTATATCACGCTCGCACCTGTTTCAACCGTGCTGGGCTTAGCATTTAAAATGCAAGATCCTGATGGCTTACTAGGTGATAAAGAAGATATTGGTATCACGTGTGCGCTTATCCCAACCTCCATGCCGGGTGTTGAAATTGGTCGTCGTCATTTTCCATTAAACGTGCCATTTCAAAACGGCCCAACACGCGGTAAAGACGTCTTTGTACCGTTAGATTTCATTATTGGTGGTCCAAAAATGGCAGGGCAAGGCTGGCGTATGCTAGTGGAGTGTTTGTCTGTAGGCCGTGTAATTACTCTACCTTCTAACTCAGCAGGCGGTATAAAAACGCTAGCACTAGCCAGTGGAGCGTATAGTCGTATCCGCCGCCAGTTCAAATTACCAATCGGAAAAATGGAAGGTATTGAAGAAGCGTTATCAAAACTTGGGGGCTACGCATACAGCAGTGATGCAGCGCTAAGCATGTCTACAGGTGCGGTCGATTCAGGTGAAAAACCATCTGTTATTTCAGCCATTCTAAAATATCATTTAACAGAGCAAATGCGCGCTGCGACTATCCATGCCATGGATATTCACGGTGGTAAAGGTATTTGCTTGGGTCCTAATAATTACTTGGGCCGTGGTTACCAAGGTGCACCAATTGCAATTACAGTTGAAGGCGCGAACATCCTTACCAGAAACATGATTATTTATGGACAAGGCGCTATTCGCTGCCATCCATTTGTTTTGGCAGAATTAAACGCTTGCAATATCAAAGACAAGCAAGAAGCACTGGATAGTTTTGATAGTGCATTGATGGGCCACATTGGGTTTACGATTTCTAACTTAGTACGTACTAAGTGGTTAGCCATCACAGGCGGTCGCTTTACTAAAGTCCCATTTAATGATGAAACTGCAGACTACTACCGAAATGCTGCGCGCTATAGTGCTTCACTGGCATTAATGTCTGACATTTGTATGGCCGTTTTTGGTGGCTCTTTAAAACGCAAAGAGCGCATTTCAGCCAGATTAGGAGACCTTCTGAGCTATTTATATTTAGTCTCTGCAACACTGAAGCGTTACAACGATGAGGGCCGTAGAAAAGAAGATTTGCCTCTGGTTAAATGGGCGTGTCAGGAACACTTATACTTATGCCAACGAGCATTAGCCGATCTTATCAACAACATGCCGTCGATGGCTCTTCGCGGCGCGTTAAAACTGATATTGTTCCCATTTGGTCGCCCTGTTCGCAAGCCAACTGATGAGATGGAGCACGATATTGCCAAGTTACTACAAACACCGAATGAGACTCGAGATCGTCTAGCAAATTACATCTACACCACAGACGAGCCACTTAATTTGATCGGAAAGCAAGAGCAAACACTTAAAGACATCTTAGCCATTGAGCCAATCTTTGACAAAGTATGCCGCGCGAAGGGTCAAAAGCTACCGTTTATGCAACTAGATAAAGTCGCAAGCATGGGTCTTGAAAGTGGGATCCTAACCCAGCAAGAAGCAGATAGCCTTGCCGCTGTCGAAGCCAAAAGGCTTGCTGTGATCAACGTCGATGATTTTGATCCCGCCGATTTACTAGCTGGTAAAGCTCGCGTGGTCGACAGTAATGTTGACGCAGCTTAA
- a CDS encoding DUF6136 family protein — protein MLHYYQYRFAAFKVELRELRRQLAEFSLLLASLFFIYLPGLALGIFYALGKIVQFESESDVIYMTFGFLLLQSLLLHTLKSAVLDMAHRNYHGTLLKSRFHQWVADQGLLLLCHVLFLFALFLAVSMGWQSLLQAPQFMMFMLAQLILAITLLYRPISACVILITACLLVFVCESFKAYYLALALTLVGSLLLPRYYKAVRLNKVTAHSFWWQWTIVQPWAVLWRLGMTILTYWCTWVIVTERPDLKSYYAVMAQLFNVLWWSSLLIDTNKQTIKYRSYWQTLSQFKQVQRSQCIFVASLTSVMWLCGLVVLGSGVFEFLTLFVTPVMMWVILRSVRFMALTWAVAVVTLMLTKILVS, from the coding sequence TTGCTTCATTATTATCAGTATAGATTCGCCGCATTTAAAGTAGAGCTCAGGGAGCTACGCCGCCAATTAGCTGAATTTTCTTTGCTTTTGGCGTCGTTATTTTTTATTTATTTACCGGGTTTAGCATTAGGAATTTTTTACGCACTGGGTAAAATAGTGCAGTTCGAGTCTGAGTCGGATGTGATCTATATGACATTCGGCTTTTTACTTTTACAAAGCCTGTTACTGCATACTTTAAAAAGCGCTGTATTAGACATGGCACATCGCAACTACCATGGAACCTTATTAAAATCGCGGTTTCACCAATGGGTTGCTGATCAAGGGCTATTACTTCTTTGCCACGTGTTGTTTTTGTTCGCTCTGTTTTTAGCTGTATCAATGGGGTGGCAAAGTCTGCTTCAAGCACCTCAGTTTATGATGTTTATGTTGGCTCAACTGATTTTGGCAATCACTTTACTCTACCGTCCAATATCCGCCTGTGTAATATTAATTACAGCGTGTTTGCTGGTATTCGTGTGTGAGAGTTTCAAAGCGTATTATTTAGCTTTAGCCCTGACTTTAGTTGGGTCTTTATTGCTTCCTCGTTATTATAAAGCCGTGAGGTTGAACAAGGTAACTGCTCATAGCTTTTGGTGGCAATGGACAATAGTTCAGCCGTGGGCTGTGCTCTGGCGTCTTGGCATGACGATCTTAACCTATTGGTGTACTTGGGTTATTGTTACAGAGCGTCCTGATTTAAAAAGTTATTATGCGGTGATGGCACAGCTCTTTAACGTGCTGTGGTGGAGTAGCTTATTAATTGATACTAATAAACAGACCATTAAATATCGCAGCTATTGGCAAACTTTATCTCAATTTAAACAGGTTCAGCGCAGTCAATGTATTTTTGTCGCCAGTTTAACCTCTGTGATGTGGCTTTGCGGTTTGGTGGTGCTGGGAAGTGGGGTTTTTGAGTTTTTAACCTTATTTGTTACTCCCGTGATGATGTGGGTCATTTTGCGTTCTGTAAGGTTTATGGCACTTACTTGGGCTGTTGCCGTGGTGACACTCATGCTAACGAAAATATTGGTTTCATAG
- a CDS encoding ABC transporter ATP-binding protein has protein sequence MIKIENLTKVYVHKPIFEHFHIEFSAQKVCLEAPNGLGKSTLFSIIAGIDRAYNGAVYYDGERLKTPQYKVALASDNIEFPAFLTAKQLLTMTQQSWQCPFPEQLSELLGFTPFLDTTFSALSSGNQKKLQLINALMRQTPYVILDEPSAALDHQSTVHLIEFLKGYQGQILISCHEPRPFFEMGFVPQPLFVS, from the coding sequence ATGATAAAGATTGAAAACTTAACGAAAGTGTATGTTCACAAGCCTATTTTTGAGCATTTTCATATTGAATTTAGCGCTCAAAAAGTATGTTTAGAAGCGCCCAATGGGTTGGGTAAAAGTACCTTATTTTCGATTATTGCAGGTATTGATCGCGCTTATAATGGTGCAGTGTATTATGATGGTGAGCGTCTTAAAACACCACAATATAAGGTGGCTTTAGCATCAGATAATATTGAGTTTCCTGCTTTTTTAACCGCAAAACAACTTTTAACTATGACCCAGCAAAGTTGGCAGTGCCCGTTTCCAGAGCAGCTGTCTGAGTTACTTGGTTTTACCCCTTTTTTAGATACTACATTTAGCGCATTATCATCAGGTAACCAAAAGAAGTTGCAGTTGATCAATGCATTGATGCGTCAAACTCCCTATGTAATTTTAGATGAGCCGAGTGCGGCACTAGATCATCAAAGTACCGTGCATCTCATTGAGTTTTTGAAAGGCTATCAAGGGCAGATCCTGATTAGTTGTCACGAGCCAAGGCCTTTTTTTGAGATGGGGTTTGTGCCTCAACCGCTTTTTGTAAGCTAG
- a CDS encoding SMP-30/gluconolactonase/LRE family protein — protein MKVILGATLLMVSLAGCQILNKPMEPLYQSQDWIADGVFTAGVEGPAVDSKGVLYAVNFEEQGTVGQITAQNNASLYVKLPKGSIGNGIRFDQKDNMYIADYTQHNILQITPQKQIRVFAHESSMNQPNDIAIANDGTLYASDPNWQGGDGQVWRITPTGQVERLKKGMGTTNGIEINPDNTVLYVNESVQKRIWAFDIKKDGQLGAAKLFYQFDDYGLDGMRTDERGNLYVARYGAGEVAILSPQGTLLRTVKLKGKYPTNVAFGGKSGRQVFVTMQKRGAIESFYSEYAGRAMTSL, from the coding sequence ATGAAAGTAATTCTGGGAGCGACATTACTAATGGTTAGCTTGGCTGGTTGCCAAATATTAAATAAACCAATGGAGCCACTATATCAGTCCCAAGACTGGATTGCGGATGGCGTGTTCACCGCAGGTGTTGAGGGGCCTGCTGTAGATTCCAAAGGCGTATTATATGCGGTGAACTTTGAAGAGCAGGGAACAGTAGGTCAGATCACGGCACAAAATAACGCATCGTTGTACGTGAAGCTTCCGAAGGGCAGTATTGGCAACGGGATACGCTTTGATCAAAAAGATAATATGTATATTGCGGATTATACTCAGCACAATATTTTGCAAATAACACCACAAAAGCAGATCCGTGTTTTTGCTCATGAATCATCTATGAACCAGCCCAATGACATTGCTATCGCCAATGATGGCACTTTGTATGCGAGTGACCCAAATTGGCAAGGCGGTGATGGGCAAGTATGGAGAATTACTCCAACTGGGCAAGTTGAACGTTTAAAAAAGGGCATGGGTACAACCAATGGTATAGAAATTAATCCAGACAACACGGTACTTTACGTAAATGAAAGTGTTCAAAAAAGGATCTGGGCGTTCGACATTAAAAAAGATGGACAACTGGGGGCCGCAAAACTGTTTTATCAATTCGATGACTATGGTCTTGATGGCATGCGCACTGACGAGCGTGGTAATTTATATGTCGCGCGCTACGGAGCGGGTGAAGTCGCTATTTTATCTCCTCAAGGCACGTTATTGAGAACCGTTAAGCTTAAAGGTAAATATCCTACAAATGTGGCGTTTGGTGGCAAATCAGGCCGTCAGGTATTTGTGACGATGCAAAAGCGTGGTGCGATTGAAAGCTTTTATAGTGAATATGCTGGTAGAGCAATGACATCGTTGTGA
- a CDS encoding DUF5916 domain-containing protein, producing the protein MCALKYSFAAITAALYLPVSQASPLIIDGKLDEHVWQTAYGIESFFQVVPATHVMSNDKLSAKILADNAGIYIGITNYQIESRRKKQFNLQDSFMQAEFNRIYLDFSGDGSSAYLFAATLGGGRQDAVVTAQRSTDHDWDGDWQSAYYESPTYWSNEIFIPWHSVSFSPKLNEAGLASIGVGIQLYELHSNHIFANQKQTIANSDFFLNMPKVDIAIPAQSQLSFVPYVTHQHHFTERQNKHRESDLGFDLFYKPAHNQTLSVAVNPDFAQVDSDDVDVNYSAVETLTTDKRSFFTQDISVFNIDVLQDTKLIHTRRIGAGSDDGSELITPIDGAVRFVHQGTHNQLGGFAVLENSLDNEAGKQFYAGRYSYRSTNWRSGLLATHVERPWFDRQAQSLAWDSQYQNEKWSLQSALLLSQIDEKQRKTGNGASFNIGYQFSPNTSASGKYLRLNKQFDSRDMGYMKRNDWQYMNLNLSHAVNIDNDWLTRIRHTIELSYEANSKGRKLLSKQGYKSEFMMNNGTQWTVQIDYRDTGWQDNIGAQSAPFILPRAIETRVLYQSAFSGNFSWAASIEYDQEGLSGRAQQYALDMTWMPHENWNLKLNNFYRDGDGWLVANKQNQITEYDRRYFVNSIEVSALLADNLELSANVQWSILEAASKAVFTIGEQSLVRQSELDTSFVDKALMSQFKLRYRLGAYSDIYLVYRRGGRDIESLQCVQVSEQSWLKGVEKNWTQPDEDSVTFKVRYLF; encoded by the coding sequence ATGTGCGCATTAAAATATAGTTTTGCAGCAATCACAGCTGCTTTATATCTCCCTGTAAGTCAAGCCAGTCCACTTATAATTGACGGTAAACTTGATGAACATGTGTGGCAAACAGCATATGGCATTGAATCATTTTTTCAGGTTGTGCCAGCCACACACGTTATGTCAAACGATAAGCTGAGCGCGAAGATACTTGCTGATAATGCTGGTATATACATTGGCATTACTAATTATCAAATTGAAAGCCGTCGCAAGAAGCAATTTAACTTGCAAGATAGTTTTATGCAGGCTGAATTCAACCGTATTTATCTCGATTTCTCAGGTGATGGTAGTAGTGCTTACTTATTTGCTGCAACATTAGGTGGTGGCAGGCAAGATGCGGTTGTCACAGCGCAGCGCTCAACCGATCACGACTGGGATGGTGACTGGCAAAGTGCTTACTACGAATCACCAACCTATTGGAGCAATGAGATCTTTATTCCATGGCATAGTGTGTCATTTTCACCAAAGCTTAATGAAGCGGGGCTGGCTTCTATCGGAGTGGGGATCCAATTATATGAATTGCATTCAAATCATATTTTCGCGAATCAAAAGCAGACTATTGCAAACAGTGATTTTTTCTTAAATATGCCTAAGGTAGATATAGCGATTCCTGCTCAATCGCAGTTGAGTTTTGTGCCTTATGTGACCCATCAACATCATTTTACAGAAAGACAAAATAAACATAGAGAATCAGACTTGGGTTTTGATTTGTTTTACAAACCGGCTCATAACCAAACTTTGTCGGTCGCAGTGAACCCTGATTTTGCGCAAGTTGACAGCGATGATGTAGATGTTAATTACTCCGCAGTAGAAACTTTAACAACAGACAAAAGATCCTTTTTTACGCAAGATATTAGCGTGTTTAATATCGACGTATTACAAGATACTAAATTGATCCATACTCGCCGAATTGGTGCGGGGAGCGATGACGGTAGCGAGCTTATTACGCCAATTGATGGGGCTGTGCGATTTGTTCACCAAGGCACACACAACCAGTTAGGCGGTTTTGCAGTATTGGAGAATAGCTTGGACAATGAGGCGGGTAAGCAGTTTTATGCGGGGCGCTATAGTTATCGCAGCACCAACTGGCGCTCTGGCCTGTTAGCGACACATGTCGAACGACCGTGGTTCGATCGCCAAGCGCAAAGCCTAGCTTGGGACAGCCAGTATCAAAATGAAAAATGGTCATTACAAAGTGCATTGTTACTTAGTCAAATTGATGAAAAACAGCGCAAAACAGGCAATGGCGCATCATTCAATATAGGTTATCAATTTTCGCCAAATACCAGTGCCTCTGGAAAATATCTGCGTTTAAACAAACAGTTTGATAGCCGAGATATGGGGTATATGAAGCGTAATGATTGGCAATATATGAATTTGAACCTAAGTCATGCGGTGAACATTGACAATGACTGGTTGACGCGAATTAGACATACCATTGAGCTGTCTTATGAAGCCAACTCGAAAGGACGAAAGCTATTATCTAAACAAGGTTATAAGTCAGAGTTTATGATGAACAATGGCACGCAATGGACGGTGCAAATAGATTATCGAGATACGGGATGGCAGGATAATATAGGTGCGCAAAGCGCTCCATTTATACTCCCTCGAGCTATAGAAACTCGTGTGCTTTATCAAAGCGCTTTTAGTGGTAATTTTAGTTGGGCGGCGAGTATAGAATATGATCAAGAAGGCTTATCGGGGCGAGCACAGCAATATGCTTTAGATATGACTTGGATGCCGCACGAAAACTGGAATCTAAAGTTGAATAATTTTTATCGTGATGGTGACGGTTGGTTGGTCGCGAATAAGCAAAACCAAATCACTGAATATGATAGACGCTACTTTGTAAATAGTATTGAAGTATCAGCGTTATTGGCAGACAACTTAGAACTGTCTGCTAATGTTCAATGGTCAATATTAGAGGCTGCCAGTAAAGCTGTTTTTACAATTGGGGAGCAGAGTTTAGTAAGGCAAAGTGAACTAGATACGAGTTTTGTCGATAAGGCTCTGATGTCTCAGTTTAAGTTACGGTACCGGTTGGGCGCCTATTCGGATATTTACCTTGTTTATCGCCGAGGGGGGCGTGACATTGAGTCTTTACAATGTGTGCAAGTGAGTGAGCAATCATGGCTAAAAGGAGTTGAGAAAAATTGGACTCAGCCCGATGAAGACAGTGTGACTTTTAAAGTGCGTTATTTATTTTAA
- a CDS encoding winged helix-turn-helix domain-containing protein: MDRENSAYENSQKHIGNSTNCRFQFAHWQFFNDKDELWNTQTHSVSKLEPQVARLLTLLITQQGQVITKDMLNNQLWPDTIVEANSLYQLLTKLRKELQDSAKNPLYIKTIPKKGYMFLPEVSLIDTPERTISKVTHANAMGPLPVHAKSTLANQLQLLFTKKRCWALTLSASACFSAIAFFSSTPDDFATPHYEREDITYELGVEFNVTAHAQHDLLAYIEQFNVLKITDKAGQYQKTRQFDTRIAHPTWHPNKKQLAYWQYQGDKCILHISDEQAETVHSSEPIPCHLIRPPVWQSDNELVLTIIEKADYSAYLYRIKQQQLVKIPLPKAKNEKYVGAIRAWEDQIYYLITDIEHRSRLVSLDGKVHMTWNFPVWLFNFDPDKQSIVSNDDSAHHNLVGKLRNGQTYPVFATSQGMFSNLSIDQSGDIYTAAETWQVNIRDQDNLPIFSSSSNDFLPVTNNLGETVFMSRRTGQCEIYLHSNNQLKQLSFHKGHELVNFLAWDPQLSKILSNRDKNLVLYDREDVIVSFDSQHDSMPRQFGWLDQHSIWSSDSQFVHTFNLDGNLLSKTKFTSDFLIFDTEQQNWIVLQDDTLYLSKSLANFERHKQWLLKLPENAIHMIKNPRLVNGELYWQSTWSKTDIIWKLPLSAPDMLTKIKQEPLIWHYDITPDGALRVAKMESVEADIKRITPRPSSS, translated from the coding sequence ATGGATCGTGAAAACTCTGCTTATGAAAACAGCCAAAAACACATTGGCAATTCAACAAACTGTCGCTTCCAGTTTGCCCATTGGCAATTTTTTAATGACAAGGATGAACTTTGGAATACACAAACCCACTCAGTAAGTAAACTAGAACCACAAGTTGCTCGCTTACTCACTTTACTCATAACACAACAAGGTCAAGTCATAACCAAAGACATGCTGAACAATCAGCTGTGGCCAGACACCATAGTTGAGGCCAATAGTCTTTACCAACTGCTGACCAAATTAAGAAAAGAGTTACAGGACAGTGCTAAGAACCCGCTTTATATCAAAACGATACCCAAGAAAGGATATATGTTTTTACCCGAGGTTTCTCTCATTGATACCCCTGAGCGTACTATCTCCAAAGTCACCCATGCCAACGCCATGGGGCCACTGCCAGTGCACGCCAAATCGACTCTAGCGAACCAACTCCAATTACTATTCACCAAAAAACGTTGTTGGGCGCTAACGCTGTCTGCTAGTGCCTGTTTTAGTGCCATCGCTTTTTTTTCATCAACACCAGATGATTTTGCCACACCTCACTATGAACGTGAGGACATTACCTATGAGTTGGGTGTCGAGTTTAATGTCACTGCACATGCTCAGCATGATTTATTGGCTTATATTGAACAATTTAATGTTTTAAAAATCACTGATAAAGCGGGGCAATATCAAAAAACACGTCAATTCGATACTCGAATCGCCCATCCCACTTGGCATCCAAATAAAAAGCAACTTGCCTATTGGCAGTATCAAGGTGATAAATGCATATTACACATTAGCGATGAACAAGCAGAGACAGTTCATAGTAGCGAACCGATACCATGTCACTTGATCCGACCACCTGTTTGGCAATCTGATAATGAGCTTGTGTTGACTATCATTGAAAAAGCGGATTACAGTGCTTACTTGTACCGAATTAAACAACAACAATTGGTCAAAATTCCACTCCCCAAAGCCAAAAATGAAAAATATGTCGGTGCAATCCGCGCTTGGGAAGATCAAATTTATTATCTCATTACTGACATAGAGCACAGGTCTCGCTTGGTCAGCTTAGATGGTAAAGTTCATATGACTTGGAATTTTCCAGTATGGCTATTTAATTTTGACCCAGACAAGCAAAGCATCGTGAGCAATGATGATAGTGCTCATCATAACCTTGTCGGAAAACTGAGAAACGGCCAGACTTACCCTGTGTTTGCAACATCTCAGGGAATGTTTAGCAACCTCTCCATTGATCAAAGTGGTGATATCTATACTGCCGCAGAAACATGGCAAGTAAATATTCGAGATCAGGATAACCTACCTATCTTCTCAAGCTCCAGTAATGACTTTCTGCCGGTCACCAATAATTTAGGTGAGACCGTCTTCATGTCGCGCAGAACTGGGCAATGCGAAATTTACCTACACTCTAATAATCAGCTAAAGCAACTTTCCTTTCACAAAGGACATGAGTTAGTAAACTTTTTAGCCTGGGACCCGCAACTGAGTAAAATCCTCTCAAACAGAGATAAAAACCTTGTACTCTATGACAGAGAAGATGTCATCGTCAGCTTTGATAGCCAGCACGATAGCATGCCAAGACAATTTGGCTGGCTTGACCAGCACAGTATTTGGTCTAGTGACTCTCAATTTGTCCACACTTTTAATTTAGATGGCAATTTGCTTTCTAAAACAAAATTTACTTCTGACTTTTTGATTTTTGATACCGAGCAACAAAACTGGATTGTTTTACAAGACGATACCTTATACTTATCCAAGTCTCTGGCAAACTTTGAGAGGCATAAGCAGTGGTTACTTAAACTTCCGGAAAATGCCATCCACATGATTAAAAACCCACGCTTAGTCAACGGCGAATTATACTGGCAATCTACTTGGTCAAAAACAGACATCATTTGGAAGCTCCCTCTATCAGCCCCCGACATGCTGACTAAAATAAAACAAGAACCTTTAATTTGGCATTACGATATTACGCCTGACGGCGCACTTAGAGTTGCAAAAATGGAGTCTGTAGAAGCTGATATAAAGCGCATCACGCCAAGACCATCTAGCTCTTAG